In Effusibacillus pohliae DSM 22757, the genomic stretch AAATCCAGGCTTGTGGACTGCCGCTGGGGAAGATTCCGCTGCCAGACGCCGTTGCCACGCCCAACGGAATTTCGCCCAACAGGTCGGTCCGCAGCTCACGGGCCAATCTTTCGCCGCCGCCTTTACCGAATATATAATGCTTTTCGCCGTTTATTTCAAAGTAGGACATATTCTCGATCACGCCGAGGATCTCGTGGTTCGTTTTGATCGCCATCGTGCCCGCCCTGGCCGCCACCTCCGCGGCATTCGCCTGCGGCGTCGTCACGATCACTTCCTTGCTCTTCGGCAACAGGGTGTGCACATCAAGCGCAACATCCCCAGTACCCGGCGGCAGATCGAGCAGCATCACGTCCAGTTCACCCCAGTAGGCCTCCGCAAAGAAGTTGCGTAGCATCTTGCCGAGCATCGGACCGCGCCAGACAACCGGACTGTTGTCAGGCACAAAGAATCCCATCGACATGATCTTCACGCCGTCCTGCTGAACGGGCATCAACAGATTGTCGACCAACGCCGGCTTGCGATCTCCCAGTTGGAAGATGCTCGGAATGCTGAATCCGTAAATGTCGGCGTCGATCACGCCCACCCGGTAGCCGAGGCGAGACAGCGCAACCGCCAGATTGGCCGTAACTGTCGATTTGCCGACGCCTCCTTTTCCGGACGCGACCGCGATAAACACAGTCTTTGTATCGGGCCGCAGGAGCGGCGGCACCTCCGGTTGCCCCGCGATCTGCAGCGGATCGGCCTGGCCCGTCCGCACTTTCGCGGCAAATTGGCGGCGTTCTTCGTCCGACATGGTGCTGAGAATCACATCATAAGACCCGACCCCCGGCACCGATGCGAGAGCCGCGCGAACATCCTGGTCGATTTTATTCCGAAGCGGACATCCGGATACGGTCAGCAGCACTTCGACCATTACATGGTCCTCTTTCACGTCGACCCGTTTGACCATGCCCAGGTCGACGATGCTGCGATGCACTTCCGGATCTTCCACTTTGCGCAATGCGTCCCAAATTGCTTGTTCCGTAACCATTCCGGAATCACCTCCCTTTCATTTTACCTTGTTCGCCCGATTCGCACAAACCCAACCCTCTCCG encodes the following:
- a CDS encoding Mrp/NBP35 family ATP-binding protein, with amino-acid sequence MVTEQAIWDALRKVEDPEVHRSIVDLGMVKRVDVKEDHVMVEVLLTVSGCPLRNKIDQDVRAALASVPGVGSYDVILSTMSDEERRQFAAKVRTGQADPLQIAGQPEVPPLLRPDTKTVFIAVASGKGGVGKSTVTANLAVALSRLGYRVGVIDADIYGFSIPSIFQLGDRKPALVDNLLMPVQQDGVKIMSMGFFVPDNSPVVWRGPMLGKMLRNFFAEAYWGELDVMLLDLPPGTGDVALDVHTLLPKSKEVIVTTPQANAAEVAARAGTMAIKTNHEILGVIENMSYFEINGEKHYIFGKGGGERLARELRTDLLGEIPLGVATASGSGIFPSGSPQAWIFQSIAETIAKKAGLPAISWNKA